ctctccaACATTTTACATTCTGTCAACAACAGAATATGGAACTGGAGCAGCTCAGTGTCATGTCATGAAGAGATAATGATTCTCATTGTGAGTCATCAACTCTAAAATTACTACCAGCAGATCTTTAGACATGTGATATGACAATATCCCCAATGAATGAATACAACACAATAGCTTTTGTGCAAAAGTCTGATCAATGCACCAACACGTTGTGAGTTTAAATTTACACCACTATACTGGACTATGTGTTGCACATGTAAAAAACATATCATTCTTTCAGAAAACTGCAAATGATCCTGGTTTTGAGAGACCTGGACATGCCAGCTGGAGAACTTCTACAGAAACCACAGTAAAGTAGCATGTAAATACCTTATCCAGTTTCTCAACTGTCTTTGGTTGCTTCGTTCGTTGTGGCTGAAATGTTTACAAAtcaaaataatacacaaattGTTAACCAGAAACTTGGAGATTGTAACAATCAAGTACAAAAGAATGTAAATAACCAGATGAGAACTGGTATACAGTAGGACATATGACTCGTTGATTAATTAAAATCATTTCCTCAACTACACAATAAATCATGAGGTATTCAATAAATAGCTAACGATGGCCTGCATGGTTtcataaaaaagtaatttttgcCATGGTCATTTTTGCTCCGAACAAATAAGTGAGATATATCAGGTAAAAGGCAgtgttaattatatatatatatatatacaaacacacaatactTATACCATCAAGGATGTTTTTTATCCTTAAAGTTAATTAATTATGATTAAAGACcatataaatgtatttcaataCACTGAAGCGACCCAGAATAAAACATCTATATTTCTTTGTCGAATGAAAACAGATGACAAAATTTGATTTGGTttgtatgaaataaatataagttCTTATTGGCTAAAGACCAGATGAAGTGTTAAGTGAAATAAATTCCACCTAATAGACCTGTATTCATCCACCAACTGACCAGAGATAACGAACTATGTTTAAACAATGGGTTTGTCAGTGGAGTCCTCCCTTCAAAGGTTTATTTAGGCCTAGCAGTGTGGACCCCAGCCCataataatcctgcagacacaccTGTAGAGGAGAGTATAAAGAGCCTGGACAGCACTGAGTCAAACATAAAGCATCAGGAgtctctcctctccacagaaGCTCCACAGCCTCCACACCCACCCTGAAGATGACTCCCAGTgtcagcctgctgctgctgctcctgctcggCCTCTCTCAGGCTCATCCTCTCCAGGAGGAGGTAGTTGAAGAAGACATCCCAGAGGACACCATGGACATCACCACCAGGATTCTGACCTCAAACAACGCCACAGATGAGATCCTGCTGGAAGGAGACCTGCTCGCTCCGAAAACCAGAAACGCCATGAAGTGCTGGTCCCAGAGCTGCCTGTGGAAGAAAGCCTCCAACGGTCAGGTGGTGATCCCCTTCACCGTGAGCAGCGAGTTCACCAGCTATGAGAGGCAGAAGGTCGACCGTGCCATGAAAGCCTTCCACAGCAGTACCTGCATCCGCTTCGTCCCCCGTCAGAACGAGTACGACTACATGGGCATCGAGAACAGAGGTGGatgtttctcctctctgggCAGAGTGGGAGGCAGACAGGTGCTCTCTCTCAACAGGCAGGGCTGCCTACACCACGGAATCATCCAGCACGAGATCAACCACGCTCTGGGCTTCCAGCACGAGCAGACCAGGAGCGACCGCGACAACTACGTCAGGATCAACTGGGAGAACATCAACCAGCGGATGGCCTACAACTTCCACAAGCAGGACACCAACAACCTGAACACTCCCTACGACTACTCCTCCATCATGCACTACGGAAAAACAGCCTTCTCCATCCAGTGGGGGAGGGACAGCATCACCCCCATCCCCAACTCCAACGTCCAGATCGGCCAGAGGCAGGGCATGTCCTACTGGGACGTCATGAGGATCAACAGGCTCTATGGCTGCTAACAACAATGCTGATGCAAAATACAGcaaattcacatttttcctATTTGAGTTTTGGGGTTATTGATTAAAAAGCTACTATTTATCAATGGTACAAATGATGAAGATTACAGTTCCTTTTACCACATTCTGTCAAACAGGCAGACAACCCAATATGTTACGTCAACAAGTCTCAAATGTCTTTAATAAAGGTAAAGCAACATGATTACTGTTTCTgtcattatttgtttattaatcgCTTTTTCTAATCGCAAACATCTTACACATCCAGGTAttaacacacacttacaatCACTGAGCAATGTGATGGTTTGCTCAATAACTGTTGAATATCTGCAAAACTCTGAGTAggtttctctcacacacttaaTAAGTGCTCAGGATGACATAACAATAATAcaactaaaatataaaagctaatattgaaaataaaacaaaatatggaCTAAATTCTAGTAAAAAGATTCACAAGATGTAAAAACAAGTTCCATCTGacataaaagttaaaatttggattcaataaataataattcaatttaaatctcTTCTGTAATCAATTGTAGGACATGATAGATACTAAATGGCAAAATGATTGTGACTCAGGTCACTGGGCTGTAATACAACTCCATGGAGATCTGTAGgtaaaaggtttgttttaactttacaaaacacaaaatgaaaacaacacactgagTCTTCGATAATGTCATATGTCGAGGCTACGTTACCAGGACCTTTAGACTCTACTGTGAACAAACATCTTTGTattatatgtacagtataattgtttaatttaatactGGGTAGAATTGGTTAAACTGAACTGGTATGCAATGCAAAGCTACAGTCTATGTGTCTGTAACtccaatgaaaatgaaaacattttgaaacgTCTTCTTGACATTCTGCAGGCACTTTTGAGATGGTCCCTAACTTTGGCTCATTTTCATATCTACTGTCCAGCCACACAGTGTGCAGGATCTAGTATTGCACGatgaggttaaaaaaacatcagttaaaaCTTTATCTCTGCTTACTCCTGCAATAACTCTGAATTTgcacatcatattttattttagtatgTCATATTCCTACCTATCTCATTACattgtctttaaatgcaaacaactactgcaactTTGCATACTGGTCTCTTGTTTATAGTTTGTCATCTCTTGTTTTTAGTGTCTTATTTATAGGTTTATTTGTTGTTCTATTATATTTAGTACTTTACTGTGTATTCTAGTACTTTATTGTGTATCATTTACTTAGGGAGTATGTACAGTTTAGTACATTGTATGTTTATTACATTCTATTTTGAGCTATTCTAATTctttgtatctgttttattgCCACTTCGCTCTATATGCAAtgcccttgacatgctgctgtaacacaataatttcccaatttgggatcaataaagtacatctatccaTCTTTCTTAATCCTGCATTAAATAACAAGTCTGCTGAAAAGTGATAAAGATAGTGAGGATAAATCCCACTTACCGTTAGCACCAGTTTGTGTCTCTCATGTACAATCATCACATTTAAGTCACACAGCTGAGCATTTGATTTTGCAGCAAAAGTATAACAAAGAAACAATGATCTTTTTTCTTGTATTATacagatatgtttttttaaagatcattgGAACcctattttatatttgaagaaataCAGTCAGAACAGCTGTGTTGGTAAATTACCTTATGAGTTCTGGCATGCAGAACAGCTCTAGGGCCAGTCTTTGTGGCTACTTTTGTTGGTCAGTCAATCCCCTACGTTTGTTGAGTTAAATATCTCATCAATAATCAGATTCATTGTCATAGAATTTTGTTGAGACATTTGTGGTCCCAAGAGTATGCATCCTAATACATTTAGTGATCCCCTGACATTTAGCACCAGTGAAAGCCTTCCATTATCTCGTGAAATATTCCAACATCTACTCATGGATTGGCTAAAACCTTTGTTCAAATACATTCATGGTTAGCATAGTATTGATTCTAATGATTTAACTATTCATCTAGCACCACAATCAGGTCAGAAATACAATTTGTCCGTTGGGTTTATGACCAGATATCTCAGAATATTTCCCTCAGCGTCAGCTATACTTTATGTTAGTTGTTGCTAATTAGCAATTGTTAGCTTGTTAACacccaataataataaaaatgattaactTGCTGTTATTAAAAGGTTGGCAATCTTACATTAGCATGCATTAACTGTGCGGCCTCTAGACTGTTATACTTGTTGATCACTTTTCTGAAACTCTGATCTTTAGCTTTGTGAATGTAATGATACGAAAATGATGCATAATCTAAGGCTACTACAGCTCTGTGTTGTAGCAAGTAGCCTGTTTCTTTAAGTTTTGGCAAGTTATCACTAAAAGTCACGCTGCTTTGAATCTTAGTGCTTCAATTTGCACAGTGATCACCTGGAATAATCAGACACCATTTTCTGCAATGATGAATGAACCTTTTTTTTCAACTAAACGTGACTCTTGTTAAGTTCACGTTTAGAGTTGTATTGCCTGGGTTAGAGTGtggatggtgtgtttgtgttttcaatttgaCAGAATCAATACTCTGTGAAGTGtcaaagaccaaaacaaatatcaaaaagtaaatgtatgtatgtaaatgtgtgtttcttttaaaataatagaAGTTCTTATTGGTTGCAAAGCACATTAACtatttagctttaaaaaatacaaccaACTAGACCTGTGTTGATCCACCTACTGACCAGAGATAACAAACCATGTTGAAACACTGGGTTTGTCAGTGGAGTCCTCCCTTCAAAGGTTTATTTAGGCCTAGCAGTGTGGACCCCAGCCCataataatcctgcagacacaccTGTAGAGGAGAGTATAAAGAGCCTGGACAGCACTGAGTCAAACATAAAGCATCAGGAgtctctcctctccacagaaGCTCCACAGCCTCCACACCCACCCTGAAGATGACTCCCAGTgtcagcctgctgctgctgctcctgctcggCCTCTCTCAGGCTCATCCTCTCCAGGAGGAGGTAGTTGAAGAAGACATCCCAGAGGACACCATGGACATCACCACCAGGATTCTGACCTCAAACAACGCCACAGATGAGATCCTGCTGGAAGGAGACCTGCTCGCTCCGAAAACCAGAAACGCCATGAAGTGCTGGTCCCAGAGCTGCCTGTGGAAGAAAGCCTCCAACGGTCAGGTGGTGATCCCCTTCACCGTGAGCAGCGAGTTCACCAGCTATGAGAGGCAGAAGGTCGACCGTGCCATGAAAGCCTTCCACAGCAGTACCTGCATCCGCTTCGTCCCCCGTCAGAACGAGTACGACTACATGGGCATCGAGAACAGAGGTGGatgtttctcctctctgggCAGAGTGGGAGGCAGACAGGTGCTCTCTCTCAACAGGCAGGGCTGCCTACACCACGGAATCATCCAGCACGAGATCAACCACGCTCTGGGCTTCCAGCACGAGCAGACCAGGAGCGACCGCGACAGCTACGTCAGGATCAACTGGGAGAACATCAACCAGCGGATGGCCTACAACTTCCACAAGCAGGACACCAACAACCTGAACACTCCCTACGACTACTCCTCCATCATGCACTACGGAAAAACAGCCTTCTCCATCCAGCGGGGGAGGGACAGCATCACCCCCATCCCCAACTCCAACGTCCAGATCGGCCAGAGGCAGGGCATGTCCTACTGGGACGTCATGAGGATCAACAGGCTCTATGGCTGCTAACAACAATGCTGATGCAAAATACAGcaaattcacatttttcctATTTGAGTTTTGGGGTTATTGATTAAAAAGCTACTATTTATCAATGGTACAAATGATGAAGATTACAGTTCCTTTTACCACATTCTGTCAAACAGGCAGACAACCCAATATGTTACGTCAACAAGTCTCAAATGTCTTTAATAAAGGTAAAGCAACATGATTACTGTTTCTgtcattatttgtttattaatcgCTTTTTCTAATCGCAAACATCTTACACATCCAGGTAttaacacacacttacaatCACTGAGCAATGTGATGGTTTGCTCAATAACTGTTGAATATCTGCAAAACTCTGAGTAggtttctctcacacacttaaTAAGTGCTCAGGATGACATAACAATAATAcaactaaaatataaaagctaatattgaaaataaaacaaaatatggaCTAAATTCTAGTAAAAAGATTCACAAGATGTAAAAACAAGTTCCATCTGacataaaagttaaaatttggattcaataaataataattcaatttaaatctcTTCTGTAATCAATTGTAGGACATGATAGATACTAAATGGCAAAATGATTGTGACTCAGGTCACTGGGCTGTAATACAACTCCATGGAGATCTGTAGgtaaaaggtttgttttaactttacaaaacacaaaatgaaaacaacacactgagTCTTCGATAATGTCATATGTCGAGGCTACGTTACCAGGACCTTTAGACTCTACTGTGAACAAACATCTTTGTattatatgtacagtataattgtttaatttaatactGGGTAGAATTGGTTAAACTGAACTGGTATGCAATGCAAAGCTACAGTCTATGTGTCTGTAACtccaatgaaaatgaaaacattttgaaacgTCTTCTTGACATTCTGCAGGCACTTTTGAGATGGTCCCTAACTTTGGCTCATTTTCATATCTACTGTCCAGCCACACAGTGTGCAGGATCTAGTATTGCACGatgaggttaaaaaaacatcagttaaaaCTTTATCTCTGCTTACTCCTGCAATAACTCTGAATTTgcacatcatattttattttagtatgTCATATTCCTACCTATCTCATTACattgtctttaaatgcaaacaactactgcaactTTGCATACTGGTCTCTTGTTTATAGTTTGTCATCTCTTGTTTTTAGTGTCTTATTTATAGGTTTATTTGTTGTTCTATTATATTTAGTACTTTACTGTGTATTCTAGTACTTTATTGTGTATCATTTACTTAGGGAGTATGTACAGTTTAGTACATTGTATGTTTATTACATTCTATTTTGAGCTATTCTAATTctttgtatctgttttattgCCACTTCGCTCTATATGCAAtgcccttgacatgctgctgtaacacaataatttcccaatttgggatcaataaagtacatctatccaTCTTTCTTAATCCTGCATTAAATAACAAGTCTGCTGAAAAGTGATAAAGATAGTGAGGATAAATCCCACTTACCGTTAGCACCAGTTTGTGTCTCTCATGTACAATCATCACATTTAAGTCACACAGCTGAGCATCTGATTTTGCAGCAAAAGTATAACAAAGAAACAATGATCTTTTTTCTTGTATTATacagatatgtttttttaaagatcattgGAACcctattttatatttgaagaaataCAGTCAGAACAGCTGTGTTGGTAAATTACCTTATGAGTTCTGGCATGCAGAACAGCTCTAGGGCCAGTCTTTGTGGCTACTTTTGTTGGTCAGTCAATCCTCTACGTTTGTTGAGTTAAATATCTCATCAATAATCAGATTCATTGTCATAGAATTTTGTTGAGACATTTATGGTCCCAAGAGTATGAATCCTAATACATTTAGTGATCCCCTGACATTTAGCACCAGTGAAAGCCTTCCATTATCTCGTGAAATATCCCAACATCTACTCATGGATTGGCTAAAACCTTTGTTCAAATACATTCATGGTTAGCATAGTATTGATTCTAATGATTTAACTATTCATCTAGCACCACAATCAGGTCAGAAATACAATTTGTCCGTTGGGTTTATGACCAGATATCTCAGAATATTTCCCTCAGCGTCAGCTATACTTTATGTTAGTTGTTGCTAATTAGCAATTGTTAGCTTGTTAACacccaataataataaaaatgattaactTGCTGTTATTAAAAGGTTGGCAATCTTACATTAGCATGCATTAACTGTGCGGCCTCTAGACTGTTATACTTGTTGATCACTTTTCTGAAACTCTGATCTTTAGCTTTGTGAATGTAATGATACGAAAATGATGCATAATCTAAGGCTACTACAGCTCTGTGTTGTAGCAAGTAGCCTGTTTCTTTAAGTTTTGGCAAGTTATCACTAAAAGTCACGCTGCTTTGAATCTTAGTGCTTCAATTTGCACAGTGATCACCTGGAATAATCAGACACCATTTTCTGCAATGATGAATGAACCTTTTTTTTCAACTAAACGTGACTCTTGTTAAGTTCACGTTTAGAGTTGTATTGCCTGGGTTAGAGTGtggatggtgtgtttgtgttttcaatttgaCAGAATCAATACTCTGTGAAGTGtcaaagaccaaaacaaatatcaaaaagtaaatgtatgtatgtaaatgtgtgtttcttttaaaataatagaAGTTCTTATTGGTTGCAAAGCACATTAACtatttagctttaaaaaatacaaccaACTAGACCTGTGTTGATCCACCTACTGACCAGAGATAACAAACCATGTTGAAACACTGGGTTTGTCAGTGGAGTCCTCCCTTCAAAGGTTTATTTAGGCCTAGCAGTGTGGACCCCAGCCCataataatcctgcagacacaccTGTAGAGGAGAGTATAAAGAGCCTGGACAGCACTGAGTCAAACATAAAGCATCAGGAgtctctcctctccacagaaGCTCCACAGCCTCCACACCCACCCTGAAGATGACTCCCAGTgtcagcctgctgctgctgctcctgctcggCCTCTCTCAGGCTCATCCTCTCCAGGAGGAGGTAGTTGAAGAAGACATCCCAGAGGACACCATGGACATCACCACCAGGATTCTGACCTCAAACAACGCCACAGATGAGATCCTGCTGGAAGGAGACCTGCTCGCTCCGAAAACCAGAAACGCCATGAAGTGCTGGTCCCAGAGCTGCCTGTGGAAGAAAGCCTCCAACGGTCAGGTGGTGATCCCCTTCACCGTGAGCAGCGAGTTCACCAGCTATGAGAGGCAGAAGGTCGACCGTGCCATGAAAGCCTTCCACAGCAGTACCTGCATCCGCTTCGTCCCCCGTCAGAACGAGTACGACTACATGGGCATCGAGAACAGAGGTGGatgtttctcctctctgggCAGAGTGGGAGGCAGACAGGTGCTCTCTCTCAACAGGCAGGGCTGCCTACACCACGGAATCATCCAGCACGAGATCAACCACGCTCTGGGCTTCCAGCACGAGTAGACCAGGAGCGACCGCGACAACTACGTCAGGATCAACTGGGAGAACATCAACCAGCAGATGGCCTACAACTTCCACAAGCAGGACACCAACAACCTGAACACTCCCTACGACTACTCCTCCATCATGCACTACGGAAAAACAGCCTTCTCCATCCAGCGGGGGAGGGACAGCATCACCCCCATCCCCAACTCCAACGTCCAGATCGGCCAGAGGCAGGGCATGTCCTACTGGGACGTCATGAGGATCAACAGGCTCTATGGCTGCTAACAACAATGCTGATGCAAAATACAGcaaattcacatttttcctATTTGAGTTTTGGGGTTATTGATTAAAAAGCTACTATTTATCAATGGTACAAATGATGAAGATTA
This genomic stretch from Hippoglossus hippoglossus isolate fHipHip1 chromosome 3, fHipHip1.pri, whole genome shotgun sequence harbors:
- the LOC117753241 gene encoding high choriolytic enzyme 1-like, whose protein sequence is MTPSVSLLLLLLLGLSQAHPLQEEVVEEDIPEDTMDITTRILTSNNATDEILLEGDLLAPKTRNAMKCWSQSCLWKKASNGQVVIPFTVSSEFTSYERQKVDRAMKAFHSSTCIRFVPRQNEYDYMGIENRGGCFSSLGRVGGRQVLSLNRQGCLHHGIIQHEINHALGFQHEQTRSDRDNYVRINWENINQRMAYNFHKQDTNNLNTPYDYSSIMHYGKTAFSIQWGRDSITPIPNSNVQIGQRQGMSYWDVMRINRLYGC
- the LOC117753222 gene encoding high choriolytic enzyme 1-like; the encoded protein is MTPSVSLLLLLLLGLSQAHPLQEEVVEEDIPEDTMDITTRILTSNNATDEILLEGDLLAPKTRNAMKCWSQSCLWKKASNGQVVIPFTVSSEFTSYERQKVDRAMKAFHSSTCIRFVPRQNEYDYMGIENRGGCFSSLGRVGGRQVLSLNRQGCLHHGIIQHEINHALGFQHEQTRSDRDSYVRINWENINQRMAYNFHKQDTNNLNTPYDYSSIMHYGKTAFSIQRGRDSITPIPNSNVQIGQRQGMSYWDVMRINRLYGC